From the genome of Carnobacterium viridans:
CTACTATTTCATAAGTACCATCTTTATAAACTTTATATATACCAGCAGCTCCAGAACCGCCTTGTTCTTGCAAAGATTTACTTACTAATTTTAGGGTGTAAGAGTCTTCATCGGATTCCAGAAGTTCATAAGCAATGTCAGTATTGTCAGTTTCTATTCCAGTTTCTTCTTTAATGAAATTAAAAGCTTCTTCCTCAGAATTGATAACATTTTCTGATGTGCTCGAAGTACTTTCTGCGGACTCTTCCATGCTGCTTGAATTCGATGTATCGCTTTGTTCTTCAGAATCGGTTGCACTTGACGTGCTTTCAGCAGACCCTTGAGAACTACTTGAACTTGATGCATCACTTTGTGAAGTGGAAGATTGAGTAGGAGCTTCTGCGGTTTCATTGTTGGTATTGCAACCAGTTAAAACAAATAAGCTCGACAACATAGTTAGTGCCACACTTAGTTTTTTCATTTTTTTCTCCTTTCATAATAGGAATAGCTTGAAAAAAGAAGGGGTCAACTATTCTATTAGTGTTATTTTTTGATTGGCTAATCTTTATCACCTAATCAAAGTATATCACTATCAAATTTATATTAAAAATATTAGGCTAATCAACGGTTCGAAATTGTTGACCTATTTAAATAATAAGAATAACCCTTAAAATAGGACCTTTTTGTGTGGCATTCGATGGCCTTTATAATCAAATACCTGCCCAAAGTAATTAGGTGGGCTTAATAGCTTGAACTTTTGTACGACTAATTGATTGCGATCGTTAATGACCGATTCAATTGTAATGGTTGAACCAAGTTCTACTTCATACACAAAACTAAAAGCTTTTTTACCAGCTATTAAACAATTAAACTTTCGACCATCCGAGAGCAGCGTAAACCTGCAGAAGGGTGTGCCGTTCTTGGTATTGATCACTTTAACATCTGAATCAACTTTTCCTGTAATGATAGCCGTATTCATATTTTTTCCTCCTTTTCCTTGTCATTGGTAAGATCAGTCCATTTTTTTAGACGGATAAATTGAATATTGCGAATCTCATCGAAATCAACTTTTGTATCGTTTACGTAAATACCTAATTCATCTCCACCAATAACTAGACCAACAATATCGTCCTTATAATGCCCGTTTTGGTCGACGGCTTCAATTTGAATTGCAATGGACTTATTCTTGAGGACAGCTTCATTGATTACGGATGTGATTTCTTGTGAGTCCATTTGTCTTTTCTGTGGATTGAATTTCTTTTTCTCATTCCTTAATTTTTCTTGAGTAGCAGTATGTTCGGATAAATAAAATCCTGCCCATTTTTTAATACCCCGATCACGGTATTCATCATTTAAGTCATTCATTTTATACCCTCCATTCCGCCAGCATGGCCACCAACAAGAGAACTACGGTCGATAGCTGTGGCACCATCCATAAGACTACTAGCATGTACCAATGATTGAAAACCATATTTCTCTCTTATTTTATCGACTAGCAAATCTAATTTTTCATTTGTAATTTGTTCAGTCGGATCTTCAAATAGATCCAATTGAATATCACTCGTATAGGATAATTTTGAATAAGTAATTCCGATGCGCCGGACGGCTTTGTCATCCTTGTAATATTTATTAAAGATTTCAAAGCAGGAGTCAACTAATTTTTTTGTATTAGAAGTACTGGGTATCTTTAATTGTCGCGAAAACCCAACTTGTTCCTCATATTTAGAATAACTAACAGAAAGACTGACACATCCAGTTTGACAATGATGCTTTCTAATTCGGGTAGCAACTTGTTCGGCCATTTCACGAATAACGATTTTAATTTCATGTTTTTTATAATAGTCCTTTTTGAGAATTTGAGAGTTGCCATAACTTTTTTCTAAAGGACGATAGGAGTCTCTAATGTCGCTGCGATCGATGCCCCAAGCATTTGCATATAATTGTTCACCAATCAAACCCATTGAATCTCTCAGCTGGTAAAAATTTGCGTGCGCTAGATCATAGACCGTTTTAATTCCTAGACTGTTTAATCGTCGTGCTGTCCGACTTCCAATACCCCACATGTCGGTTAATTTCTCTAATTTCCAAACCGTATTTGGAATGTCTTTATACCGCCATTCAGCAATAAAGTCGTCATTATATTTGGCTCCATTGTCTAAAGCTAGTTTAGCCATTAGCATATTATCGCCAATACCGATCGTTACGTATAATCCCGTCTTCTTAAAAATATGGTATTGAATCATTCTAGCTAGTTCATAGGCGTTTTTTCTTTTAAACAGTTTTAAGCTGGCTCGGACAGAAATAAACGATTCGTCGATACTATAAATATGTAGATCTTCATCAGAAACGTACTTACGAAAGATATCGTTGATTTCAGTATTCTTTTCGATATAATAGCTCATTCTAGGCGGTACGATAACCAAATCGGGGTGATAAGGGATTTCCCATTTCCTAGTAACGTTTCTAATACCTAATACTTTTTTAGCCATTGGTGAAGCAGCTAGCACGATGCCACCTGGTTTATCTGCGTTACTCATAACAACTAATAGAGCTTTTAGAGGATGTAAGCCACGTTCAACGCATTCCACAGACGCATAAAACGATTTAACGTCAATACAGAAAATATCATTACTTATTTCTTTAGCGTAATTGAATGACATAAGAAGCCCCTCCTTTCATTCTATTATACGAACGCATGTTCTATTTGTAAAGCGAACACTCATAAAAAAGTTCTATCCAAAAGAAAATAAAAGTTCTAAAATGAAACGCAAGCATTGAGTCTGCTGTACTAACTAGCTCATAAGTTACCTAAATGTATTTAAAACACTTTCGTATCAGTAGTGCTAGTATTATAATAGAATGAAGTATAGTTGAAATTTTATTGTTCGAGTCATTTGGTGTGGCATGAATAAAAGATTGAAAGAGTTGTTCTTAAGAAGAATAGTCTAAAAATTGTTAATTATTTTCAACAATAAAGAAAGGTGGTGCTTTTTTGTTAGATAAAACAATTCCATATGCGGAAATTTGGATGTATCGTTCAAAAAATCTTCCAGTTAATGAACCTATTTTACCTGAAGGTTTTTACTTTAAAAGTTATCAAGAGGGTGATGAAGTAGAATGGGCGGCTATCGAAACGGCTGTTTCAGAATTTGAGAATGAGAGATTAGCATTGGATTACTTCAAGGAAAAATTTGCGCCATACTCTAAAGATCTGAGAACGCGATTGTTATTTGTTCTAGATTCTTCAGGAGAAAAAGTTGGCACGTGCTCAGCTTGGTGGAAGGAATTACCTAATGGTGTGCGTTATCCATTAGTTCATTGGGTAGCTGTGAAGCCAGGTTATCAAGGTAAAGGGCTCGCAAAAGCAATGGTGAATCGAACTCTTAAACTACTGCAAGAACTTGAACAAAATTCTCCTATTTACCTGCATACTCAAACGTGGAGTTATGCAGCAATTCACTTGTATCAAAAACTAGGATTTGAGATCACGGATAAGAATTTAGATGGAAGCCCTAATGTAGATTATCAAAAAGCTATGAGTATTTTAGCTAGCATACGGAATTAAAAAAGGCGATTAGATTAATAGAAATGAATGGACCTCGTATCACCTTATCCGCTAAAATAGGTTCATTTCAAGATGATGATATTATGTACTATGTTGAAAATAGGACTGTCTTTTCAAATGACCACTCATAAGTGAATTCTTGGAGAAAAGGATACGTTGCCTAAAGATAGCAACAAAATTTATTGAGAGACCTTTAAATCATTGAACGGAAAAGAGCAGGAAACTTTAGTATAGCACTAAAGTTTCCTGCTCTTTTATTCTATATTTAAAGTGGGAAATAGATTGAACAAAAGGAGTAAACTTAACTTAATTGAACAATCGATGACTCTGTCAATTCAATTTTATAATCAATATAATCTAATGAACTTTGAATCCTCCTCATGAGATTCGCTGTCTCTTCTTTGTGTTGAAGCAATAAATCTAAACGAGCTTGTAAAGTCGTATCCCCTTGATCAATCAAATTGAAATAGTCCTTTATTTTTTCTAGAGACATATTTGAATCTTTCATGCAAAAAATAAATTCAAGACGTTTTAAATCCTGTTCGCAATACCAGCGACTGCCACTTACACGAGCAATCTCAGGCAATAGGTTGATTTCCTCATAATAGCGTAATGTAGCAGGAGATACTCCATATTTCTTAGTTACTTCATTTATTTTCAAGAACAACACCTCATTTTTTCAGGATATCAAAAGTATAACAATGGAACAAAGTAAAAGAAAGCTGTTTTTGCTTGACTTCAAGTTAACTTGAAGGTGTATCCTAATAATTATTAAAGGAAATTTTTAATGAACGATACTTTTTGATTAGGAGAAGCCGTTATGCTTTTGTAAAATGATCCACAGTAAGTAACTTAGTCAATAGTGAAGGAGTGAAAAGATGGAATACGCAAAATTAGGAAATGCAGGAATGGATGTTTCAAGAATCTGTCTTGGGGCGATGAGTTTTGGCGATCCAGAAAAATGGATTCATAAATGGGTGTTGAATGATGCTGAAAGTCGTCCAATCATTAAGCGAGCTTTGGAGCTTGGGATCAACTTTTTTGATACTGCTAATATTTACTCTATTGGAAAGAGTGAAGAAATTTTAGGGAAAGCCTTAAAAGACTATGCGAACCGAGATGAAATCGTGCTAGCAACGAAAGTTCATGGTCACATGTTTGACGGTCCAAATGGCGGAGGCCTTTCAAGAAAAGCTGTTCTTTCTCAAATCGACCAAAGTTTAAAGCGGTTGCAAACAGATTATGTTGATTTGTATATTAC
Proteins encoded in this window:
- a CDS encoding ssDNA-binding protein, whose translation is MNTAIITGKVDSDVKVINTKNGTPFCRFTLLSDGRKFNCLIAGKKAFSFVYEVELGSTITIESVINDRNQLVVQKFKLLSPPNYFGQVFDYKGHRMPHKKVLF
- a CDS encoding Y-family DNA polymerase, with the protein product MSFNYAKEISNDIFCIDVKSFYASVECVERGLHPLKALLVVMSNADKPGGIVLAASPMAKKVLGIRNVTRKWEIPYHPDLVIVPPRMSYYIEKNTEINDIFRKYVSDEDLHIYSIDESFISVRASLKLFKRKNAYELARMIQYHIFKKTGLYVTIGIGDNMLMAKLALDNGAKYNDDFIAEWRYKDIPNTVWKLEKLTDMWGIGSRTARRLNSLGIKTVYDLAHANFYQLRDSMGLIGEQLYANAWGIDRSDIRDSYRPLEKSYGNSQILKKDYYKKHEIKIVIREMAEQVATRIRKHHCQTGCVSLSVSYSKYEEQVGFSRQLKIPSTSNTKKLVDSCFEIFNKYYKDDKAVRRIGITYSKLSYTSDIQLDLFEDPTEQITNEKLDLLVDKIREKYGFQSLVHASSLMDGATAIDRSSLVGGHAGGMEGIK
- a CDS encoding GNAT family N-acetyltransferase, yielding MLDKTIPYAEIWMYRSKNLPVNEPILPEGFYFKSYQEGDEVEWAAIETAVSEFENERLALDYFKEKFAPYSKDLRTRLLFVLDSSGEKVGTCSAWWKELPNGVRYPLVHWVAVKPGYQGKGLAKAMVNRTLKLLQELEQNSPIYLHTQTWSYAAIHLYQKLGFEITDKNLDGSPNVDYQKAMSILASIRN
- a CDS encoding aminoglycoside 6-adenylyltransferase — protein: MRLIEMNGPRITLSAKIGSFQDDDIMYYVENRTVFSNDHS
- a CDS encoding MerR family transcriptional regulator, whose amino-acid sequence is MKINEVTKKYGVSPATLRYYEEINLLPEIARVSGSRWYCEQDLKRLEFIFCMKDSNMSLEKIKDYFNLIDQGDTTLQARLDLLLQHKEETANLMRRIQSSLDYIDYKIELTESSIVQLS